The Sulfurimonas lithotrophica genome includes a region encoding these proteins:
- a CDS encoding flavodoxin, with translation MQKIGLFYASSTGNTEDAAKEIKDKFQGVEISLHNIADTTDNEMQNYTHLILGVSTWGEGDLQDDWEEYIDNLNSENLNNKTVALFGLGDQEEYCDNYLDAMGTIYDKVVDSGATVVGSWPSDEYEHDDSKAIRDGEFVGLALDADNQDDMTTERIEAWIELIKPYFIK, from the coding sequence TATTTTACGCCAGTTCAACAGGAAACACCGAAGATGCGGCAAAAGAAATTAAAGATAAGTTTCAAGGTGTTGAAATATCTTTACATAATATAGCCGATACGACGGACAACGAGATGCAAAACTATACACACTTAATCCTTGGCGTATCAACTTGGGGAGAAGGTGATTTGCAAGATGACTGGGAAGAATATATAGACAACTTAAACAGCGAAAATCTAAATAATAAAACAGTAGCCTTATTTGGTCTTGGTGATCAAGAGGAGTATTGTGACAACTACTTGGATGCTATGGGGACTATATACGACAAAGTGGTAGATTCTGGTGCTACGGTAGTCGGTTCATGGCCTAGTGACGAGTATGAGCACGATGATTCAAAAGCAATTAGAGACGGAGAATTTGTCGGTTTAGCATTAGATGCGGACAATCAAGACGACATGACGACAGAGCGTATAGAGGCTTGGATTGAGCTAATAAAACCTTATTTTATAAAATAA
- the ribA gene encoding GTP cyclohydrolase II, with protein sequence MKTSEPTGKIEKSNEAKLPTKYGNFTIKIYKQANQEHMVFMSENFHKLKTPNVRIHSECLTGDTFGSLKCDCQNQLSLAIKYIAKEGGMIIYHRQEGRNIGLLNKVNAYALQDLGRDTIEANLELGFEEDERDYSIVKEIFNDLKLKDIQLITNNPDKIAYVESLGVNIISRIPSIAPVNSYNNEYINVKKEHMGHLL encoded by the coding sequence GTGAAAACGAGTGAACCAACAGGAAAGATAGAAAAATCCAACGAAGCAAAACTTCCTACAAAATATGGAAATTTCACCATTAAAATTTATAAACAAGCCAATCAAGAACATATGGTTTTTATGAGTGAAAATTTTCATAAACTAAAAACGCCTAACGTCAGAATTCACTCAGAGTGTTTAACGGGGGATACTTTTGGAAGTTTAAAATGTGATTGTCAAAATCAGCTTAGCCTAGCAATAAAATATATAGCAAAAGAAGGCGGCATGATTATTTACCACAGACAAGAAGGCAGAAATATAGGACTTTTAAACAAAGTAAACGCATATGCATTACAAGATTTGGGACGTGATACTATAGAAGCAAATTTGGAACTAGGCTTTGAAGAAGATGAAAGAGACTATAGTATAGTAAAAGAAATTTTTAACGACCTTAAGCTAAAAGATATACAACTTATAACAAACAACCCCGATAAAATAGCTTATGTTGAGAGTCTAGGTGTGAACATAATATCAAGAATACCTTCAATAGCACCCGTAAATTCTTACAATAACGAATACATAAATGTTAAAAAAGAACATATGGGGCATCTGCTATAA